The proteins below come from a single Hemibagrus wyckioides isolate EC202008001 linkage group LG22, SWU_Hwy_1.0, whole genome shotgun sequence genomic window:
- the LOC131343163 gene encoding uncharacterized protein LOC131343163: MMELNIKVLSGETKTVHVNPGATIGQLKHKVAQIFNASPLRMKLSVTNGRVVQLDNDQMTVNHYGLSSGATVMLLISMTPVPLQVFVKNEKGQTKTYDITDEETVDHLKSKVRRKEGTPEDQQRLIFSGRQLDSGRKLQDYDIVSGSTIHMTLRLRGG; this comes from the coding sequence ATGATGGAGCTCAACATTAAAGTCCTGAGCGGGGAAACGAAGACCGTGCACGTGAATCCAGGTGCTACAATCGGTCAACTCAAGCATAAAGTCGCCCAAATCTTTAATGCAAGTCCTCTACGGATGAAGCTTTCTGTCACCAATGGGCGAGTGGTGCAGCTGGACAATGACCAGATGACTGTGAACCATTATGGTCTGAGTTCAGGAGCCACCGTGATGCTGCTGATCTCCATGACTCCCGTACCACTTCAGGTGTTCGTGAAGAATGAGAAGGGGCAGACGAAGACATATGACATTACTGATGAAGAAACCGTCGATCATTTGAAGAGTAAGGTCCGCCGAAAAGAAGGAACACCAGAGGACCAGCAGCGGCTGATCTTCAGCGGTAGACAGCTGGACTCTGGCAGGAAGCTGCAGGATTACGACATTGTTTCTGGAAGCACCATTCATATGACCCTCCGTCTGCGTGGAGGCTGA
- the LOC131343165 gene encoding uncharacterized protein LOC131343165 yields the protein MELFVTDITVKTKHVNVLPSTTIGELKQHIAPHFGARVSGLKLSASGQILDNDQKTVSQYGLSSGATVMLLISMAPVPLQVFVKNEKGQTKTYDITDEETVDQLMRKVRQKEGIPEDQQRLIFSGRQLDSGRKLQDYGIGPESTIYLTLRLRG from the coding sequence ATGGAGCTCTTCGTCACAGACATAACTGTAAAAACGAAGCATGTGAATGTTCTGCCAAGTACCACCATCGGTGAACTGAAGCAGCACATTGCCCCTCACTTTGGGGCAAGGGTCTCAGGCCTGAAGCTTTCAGCCAGTGGTCAGATCCTGGACAATGACCAGAAGACTGTGAGCCAATACGGATTGAGTTCAGGAGCCACCGTGATGCTGCTGATCTCCATGGCTCCCGTACCACTTCAGGTGTTCGTGAAGAATGAGAAGGGGCAGACGAAGACATATGACATTACTGATGAAGAGACCGTCGATCAGTTGATGAGAAAGGTCCGCCAAAAAGAAGGAATACCAGAGGACCAGCAGCGGCTGATCTTCAGCGGTAGACAGCTGGACTCTGGCAGGAAGCTGCAGGATTACGGCATTGGTCCAGAAAGCACCATTTATTTGACCCTCCGTCTGCGTGGATAG